The Parambassis ranga chromosome 14, fParRan2.1, whole genome shotgun sequence genome includes a window with the following:
- the LOC114445695 gene encoding vasodilator-stimulated phosphoprotein-like — MGESSICQVRATVMLYDDTGKRWVPAGSDSNSFSRVHIYHNPAANTFRVVGRKLQADQQVVINCPLVKGMKYNQATPNFHQWRDPKQVWGLNFGSKEDAASFASSMLHALEVLNAPTNTAQNGPSAQQLEQQRRQEHQRREEQERERIERERAASAPPAPPSPSVQPAPPAPPAPPAPPPPPGPPPPSSGSGPPAPPPPPSGSAVPPAPPPPPPAGGSGGGGGGGNNLAAALAGAKLKKVAKDEGVSAAPAPKAASSSGGGGGGGGGGLMGEMASILARRRKAADKPAVKNEEPKNEDSMSSKSSGPGEFQPKEKSATMPRPKSLTGSQRDSSPTSNSITSPCSPAARMKVGKKISDGAGSDTDMERFKQEIIEEVKQELHKVKEEIITALLQQLQSAQQQDEDS; from the exons ATGGG TGAGTCCAGTATCTGCCAAGTAAGGGCAACAGTCATGCTGTACGATGACACCGGTAAACGCTGGGTGCCTGCAGGATCCGACAGTAATTCCTTCAGCCGCGTCCATATCTACCACAACCCTGCAGCCAACACCTTCAGAGTGGTGGGCCGCAAACTGCAGGCTGACCAACAG GTGGTGATCAACTGTCCCCTTGTCAAAGGGATGAAGTATAATCAAGCCACACCAAACTTCCATCAGTGGCGGGACCCCAAACAGGTGTGGGGGCTGAACTTTGGCAGCAAAGAGGATGCTGCCTCATTTGCCAGCTCGATGCTGCATGCGTTAGAAGTTCTCAATGCACCAACAAACACAG CCCAGAATGGTCCCTCTGCACAGCAGCTGGAACAACAGAGAAG ACAAGAGCatcagaggagggaggagcaggagagggagcgtatagagagagagagagctgcatcTGCTCCTCCAGCCCCACCTTCACCATCAGTTCAACctgctccaccagctccacctgcaccaccagcacccccaccacctccaggtccacctccaccttcatctgGGTCAGGcccacctgctcctccaccgCCTCCCTCTGGAAGCGCAGTCCCACCTGCACCGCCCCCACCACCCCCAGCTGGAGGAAgcggaggtggaggtggaggtggaaacAATCTTGCGGCCGCTCTGGCAGGAGCCAAACTTAAGAAAGTAGCAAAG GATGAGGGAGTATCAGCAGCTCCAGCACCCAAAGCAGCATCCTCTtccggtggaggtggaggtggtggaggaggtggcctGATGGGAGAGATGGCCTCCATACTTGCAAGGAG GAGAAAAGCTGCTGATAAACCTGCTGTAAAAAACGAAGAACCAAAAAATGAGGACTCCATGTCATCAAAATCCTCAGGTCCAGGAG AATTTCAGCCTAAGGAAAAATCTGCCACCATGCCAAG GCCCAAGTCCTTAACAGGTAGCCAAAGGGACTCCAGCCCCACTTCCAACTCCATCACCTCACCCTGTTCTCCAGCAGCCAG GATGAAGGTGGGGAAGAAGATCTCAGATGGTGCTGGAAGTGATACTGATATGGAACGTTTTAAACAG GAAATCATTGAAGAGGTGAAACAAGAACTCCACAAAGTAAAGGAggagatcatcacag CACTTCTCCAGCAGCTACAGAGTGCACAGCAACAGGATGAAGACTCCTGA